The Mycolicibacterium doricum genome includes a region encoding these proteins:
- a CDS encoding lysophospholipid acyltransferase family protein: MTLSFEHAWLQRATCDATCLHAGADRPGRRWWVAVRTGVRVCAAVALLSFVWLLALPLPGRWHVQRAYCHLMLRSFGVRIAVSGGPIRNLRGVLVVSGHVSWLDIFAIGSVLPGSFVARADLVDWPALGPVVRLMKVIPIDRGSLRRLPAVVAAVTDRLRAGHTVVAFPEGTTWCGLGYGRFRPAMFQAAVDAGRPVQPLRMTYRHQDGRLSTVPAFVGDDSLLASVRRVITARRTVCHIGVESLQLPGDDRRDLATRCELAVRGTAPAPVSTHALVA; this comes from the coding sequence ATGACGCTGAGCTTCGAACACGCCTGGCTGCAGCGCGCCACCTGCGACGCCACTTGCCTCCACGCCGGCGCGGACCGGCCTGGACGACGGTGGTGGGTGGCGGTGCGGACCGGCGTGCGGGTCTGCGCAGCCGTGGCGTTGTTGTCCTTCGTGTGGCTGCTGGCGTTGCCGCTGCCCGGCCGGTGGCACGTGCAACGCGCGTACTGCCATCTGATGCTGCGGAGCTTCGGTGTGCGGATCGCCGTGTCGGGCGGGCCCATCCGCAACCTGCGCGGTGTCCTGGTCGTCAGCGGGCACGTGTCCTGGCTGGACATCTTCGCCATCGGCTCGGTGCTGCCCGGGTCGTTCGTCGCACGCGCGGATCTGGTCGACTGGCCGGCGCTGGGACCCGTGGTCCGGCTGATGAAGGTCATCCCGATCGACCGGGGAAGCCTGCGACGGTTGCCCGCGGTCGTGGCCGCGGTCACCGATCGGCTGCGGGCCGGCCATACTGTCGTCGCGTTCCCGGAGGGCACCACCTGGTGCGGGCTGGGCTATGGCCGCTTCCGCCCCGCGATGTTCCAGGCCGCCGTAGACGCGGGTCGTCCGGTGCAGCCGCTGCGGATGACGTACCGCCACCAGGACGGACGGTTGTCGACGGTGCCCGCGTTCGTCGGCGACGACTCCCTACTGGCCTCGGTACGGCGGGTGATCACCGCCCGCCGCACCGTCTGCCACATCGGCGTCGAATCCCTCCAACTGCCCGGCGACGACCGCCGCGACCTGGCCACCCGCTGTGAGTTGGCCGTCCGGGGCACCGCACCGGCGCCCGTGAGCACGCACGCCCTGGTCGCCTGA
- a CDS encoding cysteine desulfurase family protein, which produces MTSPKPVYLDHAATTPMHPAAIEAMRAAQSTVGNASSLHGAGRLARRRVEEAREALAGLLGARPSEIIFCGGGTESDNLAVKGIFWARRDADRRRNRIITTAVEHHAVLDAVQWLVEHEGAAVTWLPVQADGSVTAAALREVLQSCDDVALVSVMWANNEVGTVQPIAELAAVAAEFAVPMHSDAVQAVGQLPVEFAASGLSAMSVTAHKFGGPTGIGALLLRRDTACVPLLHGGGQERDVRSGTADVAGAVAMAAAARVAVDGLDAHRARICALRDRLIDGVLATIDDVSVNGARADRLPGNAHFTFRGCEGDSLLMLLDAMGVECSTGSACTAGVAQPSHVLIAMGADPANARGSLRLSLGHTSTDADIDAALEVLPAAVKRARQAALAASGVVD; this is translated from the coding sequence ATGACCTCGCCGAAGCCGGTCTACCTCGACCACGCCGCGACCACCCCGATGCACCCGGCAGCCATCGAGGCGATGAGGGCTGCGCAAAGCACCGTCGGCAACGCCTCGTCACTGCACGGTGCGGGCCGGTTGGCGCGCCGCCGGGTGGAGGAGGCCCGCGAGGCGCTGGCCGGGCTGCTGGGCGCGCGCCCGTCGGAGATCATCTTCTGCGGCGGCGGCACCGAAAGCGACAATCTGGCCGTCAAGGGGATCTTCTGGGCACGCCGGGACGCCGATCGGCGGCGCAACCGGATCATCACCACGGCGGTCGAGCACCACGCCGTCCTCGATGCGGTGCAGTGGCTGGTCGAGCATGAGGGCGCCGCGGTGACGTGGCTGCCGGTGCAGGCCGACGGATCGGTGACGGCCGCCGCTCTCCGCGAGGTGCTGCAGTCGTGCGACGACGTGGCGCTGGTGTCGGTCATGTGGGCCAACAACGAGGTGGGCACCGTCCAACCCATCGCAGAATTGGCCGCGGTCGCCGCAGAATTCGCTGTCCCGATGCACAGCGATGCGGTGCAGGCGGTCGGTCAGCTGCCGGTGGAGTTCGCGGCCAGCGGACTGTCGGCTATGAGCGTGACGGCGCACAAGTTCGGCGGCCCCACCGGGATCGGCGCGCTGCTTCTGCGGCGTGACACCGCCTGTGTGCCGCTGCTGCACGGTGGTGGACAGGAGCGCGACGTGCGTTCCGGCACAGCCGACGTCGCCGGTGCGGTTGCCATGGCGGCGGCGGCACGGGTGGCCGTCGACGGGCTCGACGCCCATCGCGCTCGGATATGCGCGCTGCGTGACCGGCTGATCGACGGTGTGCTGGCGACGATCGACGACGTCTCGGTCAACGGCGCCCGCGCCGACCGGCTACCCGGCAACGCCCACTTCACGTTCCGGGGGTGTGAAGGCGATTCGCTGCTGATGCTGTTGGACGCCATGGGGGTCGAGTGTTCGACCGGCTCGGCGTGCACGGCCGGGGTGGCGCAGCCGTCGCATGTGCTGATCGCGATGGGGGCCGACCCCGCCAACGCCCGCGGATCGCTGCGGCTCTCACTCGGCCACACCAGCACCGACGCCGACATCGACGCCGCGCTCGAGGTGCTGCCCGCCGCCGTCAAACGCGCGCGCCAGGCCGCGCTGGCCGCGTCCGGAGTGGTGGACTGA
- the mnmA gene encoding tRNA 2-thiouridine(34) synthase MnmA → MRVLVAMSGGVDSSVAAARMVDAGHDVVGVHLALSATPGTLRTGSRGCCSKEDAGDARRVADVLDIPFYVWDFADRFKEDVIDDFVASYERGETPNPCVRCNEKIKFSALAGRALALGFDALATGHYARLSDGRLRRAVDQDKDQSYVLAVLTAQQLRHAVFPIGDTPKAQIREEAAARGLAVADKPDSHDICFIPSGDTRAFLGARIGLRPGAVVDAGGTKLAEHEGVHGFTIGQRKGLGIAGPGPDGRPRYVTGIDAASGTVQVGGVEDLDVWGLAGESPVFTSGTAFAGPVECQVQVRAHGGLADAVASYEGGVLSVELRSSLRGVAPGQAMVIYRPDAEGDEVLASATISGADGR, encoded by the coding sequence ATGCGGGTACTGGTCGCGATGAGCGGCGGCGTCGACTCCTCGGTCGCCGCGGCGCGGATGGTCGACGCCGGCCACGACGTCGTCGGAGTGCATCTGGCGCTGTCGGCGACCCCGGGCACACTGCGCACCGGGTCGCGCGGGTGCTGCTCCAAGGAGGACGCCGGGGATGCCCGCCGGGTCGCCGACGTGCTCGACATCCCGTTCTACGTCTGGGATTTCGCGGACAGGTTCAAAGAAGACGTGATCGACGACTTCGTCGCGTCCTATGAGCGCGGCGAGACACCGAATCCCTGTGTGCGGTGCAACGAGAAGATCAAATTCTCCGCGTTGGCCGGCCGCGCGCTGGCGCTGGGTTTCGACGCGCTGGCCACCGGTCACTACGCGCGGCTGTCCGACGGCCGCTTGCGCCGGGCGGTCGACCAGGACAAGGACCAGTCCTATGTGCTCGCGGTGCTGACCGCACAGCAGTTGCGCCACGCGGTCTTTCCGATCGGCGACACCCCCAAGGCGCAGATCCGCGAGGAGGCGGCCGCGCGCGGCCTGGCCGTCGCGGACAAGCCCGACAGCCACGACATCTGCTTCATCCCGTCGGGGGACACCCGGGCTTTCCTCGGTGCGCGGATCGGGTTGCGGCCCGGGGCGGTGGTGGACGCGGGCGGTACGAAGCTGGCCGAACACGAAGGCGTGCACGGGTTCACGATCGGGCAGCGCAAGGGTCTCGGTATCGCGGGTCCCGGCCCGGACGGACGGCCGCGCTACGTCACCGGCATCGACGCGGCGAGCGGGACGGTGCAGGTCGGTGGTGTCGAGGATCTCGACGTGTGGGGGTTGGCCGGTGAGAGCCCGGTCTTCACGTCCGGTACGGCGTTCGCCGGGCCGGTGGAGTGCCAAGTCCAGGTGCGGGCGCACGGCGGACTGGCCGATGCGGTGGCGTCGTATGAGGGCGGTGTGCTCTCGGTGGAGTTGCGTTCATCTTTGCGGGGGGTCGCGCCGGGGCAGGCGATGGTGATCTACCGGCCGGACGCCGAGGGTGACGAGGTGCTGGCCAGCGCGACGATCAGCGGGGCGGACGGGCGCTAG
- a CDS encoding uroporphyrinogen decarboxylase/cobalamine-independent methonine synthase family protein — protein MSVYAAATGIGSWPGDNPRQAAEVVVGELHTLPHLVELPSRGVGADMIGRAGALLVDIGIDIVPRGYRIAAGRSSAMRRAKSLLDEDVDALEEAWEKAGLRGSGRTVKVQAPGPITLAAELELPGGHRALTDRGAVRDLAGSLAEGMAVHRAEVARRLDTPVVVQFDEPLLPAALAGRLTGVTAFTPVHPVDEAMAAQLLDGCATRVGGEVALHCCAVGLPWKLLQRSRVPAVAVDTGTLTAEDLDGIGEFVESGRTVLLGVVPGTAPAARPSVEQVAGNAVSLTDRLGFPRAVLRERIGVTPACGLATATPEWARMAVELTQRTADAFAEDPDAL, from the coding sequence GTGAGTGTTTACGCCGCCGCGACCGGCATCGGATCCTGGCCAGGAGACAACCCCCGCCAAGCCGCCGAAGTCGTGGTCGGCGAATTGCACACCCTGCCCCACCTGGTCGAACTGCCGTCGCGCGGCGTGGGCGCCGACATGATCGGGCGCGCAGGAGCGCTGCTGGTCGACATCGGCATCGACATCGTGCCGCGCGGCTACCGCATCGCCGCCGGCCGCAGCTCCGCCATGCGCCGCGCCAAGAGCCTGCTCGACGAGGACGTCGACGCACTCGAGGAGGCCTGGGAGAAGGCCGGCCTGCGCGGAAGCGGCCGCACCGTCAAGGTGCAGGCACCGGGCCCGATCACGCTGGCCGCCGAACTCGAACTGCCCGGCGGGCATCGCGCGCTCACCGACCGTGGCGCCGTCCGCGATCTGGCGGGGTCCCTGGCCGAGGGCATGGCCGTGCACCGGGCCGAGGTGGCGCGCCGCCTCGACACCCCCGTCGTCGTGCAGTTCGACGAGCCGCTGCTGCCCGCCGCGCTGGCCGGCCGGCTCACCGGGGTGACCGCCTTCACCCCGGTGCACCCCGTCGACGAAGCGATGGCCGCCCAACTGCTCGACGGGTGCGCCACCCGCGTCGGCGGCGAGGTCGCCCTGCACTGCTGCGCGGTCGGTCTGCCATGGAAGTTGTTGCAACGCAGCCGGGTACCGGCGGTCGCGGTGGACACCGGCACACTCACCGCCGAAGACCTCGACGGCATCGGCGAATTCGTGGAGTCCGGTCGCACGGTGCTACTCGGCGTCGTCCCGGGCACCGCACCGGCCGCACGCCCGTCAGTCGAACAAGTGGCCGGCAACGCGGTGTCGCTCACCGACCGCCTCGGTTTCCCCCGCGCGGTGCTTCGCGAGCGCATCGGTGTGACGCCGGCGTGCGGGCTGGCCACCGCCACGCCGGAGTGGGCCCGCATGGCCGTCGAACTCACCCAGAGGACCGCCGACGCATTCGCCGAGGACCCCGACGCCCTCTAG
- a CDS encoding AMP-binding enzyme — protein MAGYLNNDEATRETIDEDGWLHTGDLAPVDAQGCVYIVDRLKELIKYKGYQVPPAELEAVLLSHDAIADAAVIGVVDTESGEEVPKAFVVRQPGASLTEAQVIEFVAGQVAPYKKVRKVEFIDAIPKSASGKILRKELRRQGVTLRTRRALSTFIAVDAENS, from the coding sequence ATGGCCGGTTACCTCAACAACGACGAGGCCACCCGCGAGACCATCGACGAGGACGGTTGGCTGCACACCGGCGACCTCGCCCCGGTGGACGCGCAGGGCTGCGTCTACATCGTCGACCGGCTCAAGGAGCTGATCAAGTACAAGGGCTACCAGGTGCCGCCGGCCGAACTGGAGGCGGTGTTGCTCAGCCACGATGCGATCGCCGACGCGGCAGTGATCGGCGTCGTCGACACCGAATCTGGCGAGGAGGTGCCCAAGGCCTTCGTGGTGCGCCAGCCCGGTGCGTCGTTGACCGAGGCGCAGGTGATCGAGTTCGTCGCCGGTCAGGTCGCGCCGTACAAGAAGGTGCGCAAGGTGGAGTTCATCGACGCGATACCGAAGTCGGCGTCGGGCAAGATCCTACGAAAAGAGCTGCGCCGCCAGGGCGTGACTCTGCGTACACGGCGTGCCCTCTCGACGTTCATCGCCGTGGACGCAGAGAACAGCTAG
- a CDS encoding AMP-binding protein codes for MNSSTPRSAWSRHAGWSSNSTDSDRSECRLWFDRDTTSFASPYRAVQVPTTSVYDYLFSHLGDTDAERVALIDTRSGDQMTYGEMVARIEAFAGALADRGVGVGDVVGLLAQNSSAFAIAFHGILRAGATATTINALFTGKDVTKQLAESRATMLVTVSPLLAQAAEVRPPSGSPTTGWSCSTGPAQPPTGTPTPPTCSARG; via the coding sequence GTGAACTCGTCGACGCCTCGTTCCGCTTGGTCGCGCCACGCCGGTTGGTCAAGCAACTCGACGGACTCTGACCGCTCGGAGTGCCGCTTATGGTTCGATCGGGACACGACGAGTTTCGCCAGCCCTTACCGCGCCGTCCAGGTTCCGACGACCAGCGTCTACGACTACCTGTTCAGCCATCTCGGTGACACCGACGCCGAGCGGGTCGCCCTGATCGACACCCGCTCCGGCGATCAGATGACCTACGGCGAGATGGTCGCCCGCATCGAGGCCTTCGCCGGTGCGCTCGCCGACCGCGGAGTCGGCGTTGGCGACGTGGTCGGCCTCCTCGCGCAGAACAGTTCGGCGTTCGCGATCGCCTTCCACGGCATCCTGCGCGCCGGCGCGACAGCCACCACGATCAACGCGCTCTTCACCGGAAAGGACGTCACCAAACAGCTGGCCGAGTCGCGGGCCACGATGCTCGTCACCGTCAGCCCGCTGCTGGCCCAGGCCGCCGAGGTGCGGCCGCCGTCGGGCTCCCCGACGACCGGGTGGTCGTGCTCGACGGGCCCGGCGCAGCCGCCGACGGGCACCCCAACGCCGCCGACCTGCTCGGCCCGGGGTTGA
- a CDS encoding MmcQ/YjbR family DNA-binding protein, translating to MPHPIMFCDDDPWLAELRAIALGYSEAYEKVSHGRPCFFVPKMFAMYGGSTRETGEMTAVSHCVLVKVDASDRSALQADDRFFLPGYLGPSGWLGLDFDRADVDWDEVRELVDASFRLVAPRRLVKQLDGL from the coding sequence GTGCCACATCCGATCATGTTCTGCGACGACGATCCCTGGCTCGCCGAGCTCAGGGCGATCGCGCTCGGCTATTCGGAGGCCTACGAGAAGGTCTCACACGGGCGGCCGTGCTTCTTCGTCCCGAAGATGTTCGCGATGTACGGCGGCAGCACCAGGGAGACCGGGGAGATGACCGCCGTGTCGCACTGCGTGCTGGTCAAGGTCGACGCTTCCGACCGCTCGGCGCTCCAAGCCGACGACCGGTTCTTCCTGCCCGGCTACCTGGGACCGTCGGGCTGGCTCGGACTCGACTTCGACCGGGCCGACGTGGACTGGGACGAGGTTCGTGAACTCGTCGACGCCTCGTTCCGCTTGGTCGCGCCACGCCGGTTGGTCAAGCAACTCGACGGACTCTGA
- the ligA gene encoding NAD-dependent DNA ligase LigA — MSSKDAEAALAEQAEDALDADLRREWQELADEVREHQFRYYVRDSPIITDAEFDALLRRLQTLEDQHPELRTPDSPSQLVGGAGFATDFTPAEHLEPMLSLDNVFDPDELAAWAERLKSEIGADPHYLCELKIDGVALALVYRDGKLTRAATRGDGRTGEDVTLNARTISDIPERLTPSDEFPVPRVLEVRGEVFFRVADFAELNAGLVAEGKAPFANPRNSAAGSLRQKNPAVTARRKLHMICHGLGRVTSPAGFGFASLHDAYRALKQWGLPVSEHTTRVQGLDAVTERIAYWGEHRHDVEYEIDGVVVKVDEFSLQRRLGSTSRAPRWAVAYKYPPEEAQTKLLDIGVNVGRTGRVTPFAYMEPVKVAGSTVGLATLHNASEVKRKGVLIGDTVVIRKAGDVIPEVLGPVVDLRDGSEREFVMPTHCPECGTELAPAKEGDADIRCPNSRSCPAQLRERVFHVAGRGAFDIEGLGYEAGIALLQAGVLTDEGDLFTLTEDDLLRTELFTTKGGMVSANGRRLLSNLGKAKAQPLWRVLVALSIRHVGPTAARALATEFGSLDAIIEASEEQLAAVEGVGPTIAAAVKEWFTVDWHCAIVEKWRAAGVRMADERDTGIPRTLEGLSIVVTGSLTGFSRDEAKEAIIARGGKAAGSVSKKTDYVVAGDAPGSKYDKATELGVPVLDENGFRRLLEHGPQELAD; from the coding sequence GTGAGCTCCAAAGACGCCGAGGCAGCGCTGGCCGAACAGGCCGAGGACGCCCTCGATGCCGACCTGCGCCGCGAATGGCAGGAGCTGGCCGACGAAGTGCGCGAGCACCAGTTTCGCTATTACGTGCGCGATTCGCCGATCATCACCGACGCCGAGTTCGATGCCTTGCTGCGCCGGCTGCAGACGCTCGAAGACCAGCATCCCGAGCTGCGCACACCCGACTCGCCCAGCCAGCTGGTCGGCGGCGCCGGATTCGCCACCGACTTCACACCCGCCGAACACCTCGAGCCGATGTTGAGTCTGGACAACGTCTTCGACCCCGACGAACTCGCCGCCTGGGCCGAGCGCCTCAAGAGCGAGATCGGTGCCGACCCCCACTACCTGTGCGAGCTCAAGATCGACGGCGTGGCGCTAGCGCTCGTGTACCGCGACGGCAAGCTCACCCGAGCCGCCACCCGCGGCGACGGTCGCACCGGGGAGGACGTCACGCTCAACGCGCGCACCATCTCCGACATCCCCGAACGGCTCACCCCCTCCGATGAGTTCCCGGTGCCCAGAGTGCTCGAGGTGCGCGGTGAGGTGTTCTTCCGGGTCGCCGATTTCGCGGAGCTCAACGCGGGGCTCGTCGCCGAGGGCAAGGCGCCGTTCGCCAACCCCCGCAACAGCGCCGCCGGGTCGCTGCGGCAGAAGAATCCCGCAGTCACCGCTCGGCGCAAGCTGCACATGATCTGCCACGGCCTCGGCCGGGTAACGAGTCCTGCGGGGTTCGGGTTCGCATCGCTGCACGACGCGTACCGGGCGCTCAAACAGTGGGGCCTGCCGGTTTCCGAGCACACCACCCGGGTGCAGGGGCTCGACGCGGTGACCGAGCGGATCGCGTACTGGGGCGAGCACCGCCACGACGTCGAATACGAGATCGACGGTGTGGTCGTCAAGGTCGACGAGTTCTCGCTGCAGCGCCGGCTGGGCTCGACGTCGCGGGCCCCGCGCTGGGCCGTGGCCTACAAGTATCCGCCGGAAGAGGCGCAGACCAAGCTGCTCGACATCGGGGTCAACGTGGGCCGAACCGGCCGCGTCACGCCGTTCGCCTACATGGAGCCGGTAAAGGTGGCCGGTTCCACCGTCGGATTGGCGACGTTGCACAACGCGTCGGAGGTCAAGCGTAAGGGCGTGCTCATCGGCGACACCGTGGTGATCCGCAAGGCCGGTGACGTCATCCCCGAAGTCCTCGGTCCGGTGGTCGATCTGCGCGACGGCTCTGAGCGCGAGTTTGTGATGCCGACGCACTGCCCGGAGTGCGGCACCGAACTGGCGCCCGCCAAGGAGGGCGACGCCGACATCCGCTGCCCGAACTCGCGCAGCTGTCCGGCGCAGTTGCGGGAGCGGGTGTTCCACGTCGCCGGCCGCGGCGCATTCGACATCGAGGGCCTCGGCTACGAGGCGGGCATCGCTCTCCTGCAGGCCGGGGTGCTCACCGACGAGGGCGACCTGTTCACGCTCACCGAGGACGACCTGCTGCGCACCGAACTGTTCACCACCAAAGGTGGCATGGTGTCGGCCAACGGCAGGCGACTGCTTTCCAACCTCGGCAAGGCCAAGGCCCAGCCGCTGTGGCGGGTGCTGGTGGCGCTGTCCATCCGCCACGTCGGCCCGACGGCGGCGCGGGCGCTGGCCACCGAGTTCGGCAGCCTCGACGCGATCATCGAGGCGTCCGAAGAGCAACTCGCCGCGGTTGAGGGTGTCGGCCCGACCATCGCCGCCGCGGTCAAGGAGTGGTTCACCGTCGACTGGCACTGCGCGATCGTCGAGAAGTGGCGCGCGGCGGGGGTGCGGATGGCCGACGAACGGGACACCGGCATCCCCCGTACGCTGGAGGGCCTTTCGATCGTCGTCACCGGGTCGCTCACGGGGTTCTCGCGGGACGAGGCCAAGGAGGCGATCATCGCCCGCGGCGGCAAGGCCGCGGGGTCGGTGTCGAAGAAGACGGATTATGTCGTTGCCGGTGATGCCCCCGGATCCAAGTACGACAAGGCGACCGAACTGGGCGTGCCGGTCCTCGACGAGAACGGCTTCCGACGGCTGCTGGAGCACGGGCCGCAGGAGCTGGCGGACTAG
- a CDS encoding polyamine aminopropyltransferase: protein MTTAERASADPANDRPSTRWRAVLLAAVAACAACGLVYELALLTLSSSMHGGGIVATSLIVAGYVAALGAGALAVKPLLGRAALTFVAVETLLGVIGGLSAAALYVTFSFIGGSTWVLVVGTALIGGLVGAEVPLLMTLLQRGHTAGAADSGRALANLNAADYFGALVGGLLWPFVLLPHLGMIRGAAATGVINLVAAAVVAVFLLRHILSARQLGVALGVLAAALMSLVTLLIRADDVETTTRQRLYIDPIVAFVRSPYQEIVVTRRADDMRLYLDGGLQFSTRDEFRYTESLVYPALAQGARSALILGGGDGLAARELLRHSQISEITQVELDPAVIDLARTTLQDANRGALDDPRVTVVIDDAMTWLRTVDRTFDAVIVDLPDPDNPVLGRLYSTEFYTLVTRALAPGRLMVVQAGSPYSTPTAFWRTVSTIESAGFAVTPYHVHVPTFGDWGFALARRGSTPPVPTVPDVGARLRFLNQEVLDAATVFSADVARRQLEPSTLEHPRIVDDIRKGYR from the coding sequence ATGACCACGGCGGAACGCGCGTCGGCGGATCCGGCGAACGATCGGCCGTCGACCCGTTGGCGGGCGGTTCTGCTGGCCGCCGTCGCCGCGTGCGCGGCCTGCGGGCTGGTGTACGAACTGGCACTGCTGACCCTGTCGTCGAGCATGCACGGCGGCGGCATCGTCGCGACGTCGCTGATCGTTGCGGGGTACGTGGCAGCGCTGGGGGCTGGCGCGCTGGCCGTCAAACCTCTGCTGGGTCGCGCCGCACTCACGTTCGTCGCCGTAGAGACGCTCCTCGGGGTCATCGGTGGCCTTTCCGCCGCTGCCCTGTACGTCACGTTCTCGTTCATCGGCGGGTCGACGTGGGTTCTGGTGGTGGGCACCGCGCTGATCGGCGGCCTCGTCGGCGCCGAGGTTCCGCTGCTGATGACGCTGCTGCAGCGTGGACACACCGCCGGTGCCGCGGACAGCGGCCGGGCGTTGGCCAACCTCAATGCCGCCGACTATTTCGGTGCGCTCGTCGGCGGGCTGCTCTGGCCGTTCGTGTTGCTGCCCCACCTCGGGATGATCCGTGGCGCCGCGGCCACCGGCGTAATCAACCTGGTCGCGGCCGCGGTGGTGGCGGTGTTCCTGCTGCGCCACATCCTGTCCGCACGGCAGCTGGGCGTCGCCCTCGGGGTGCTGGCCGCCGCGCTGATGTCGTTGGTGACGCTGCTGATTCGCGCCGACGACGTCGAGACCACCACGCGCCAGCGGCTCTACATCGATCCCATCGTGGCGTTCGTCCGTTCGCCGTACCAGGAGATCGTCGTCACCAGACGCGCGGACGACATGCGCCTCTACCTCGACGGCGGTCTGCAATTCTCCACCCGCGACGAGTTCCGCTACACCGAGAGCCTGGTCTACCCCGCTCTCGCGCAGGGCGCCCGCTCAGCGCTGATCCTCGGCGGCGGCGACGGACTGGCAGCGCGTGAGTTGTTGCGCCACAGCCAGATCAGTGAGATCACCCAGGTGGAACTCGACCCGGCCGTGATCGACCTGGCCCGCACGACACTGCAGGACGCCAACCGTGGCGCCCTCGACGACCCGCGCGTGACCGTGGTCATCGACGACGCGATGACCTGGCTGCGCACCGTCGACCGGACGTTCGACGCGGTGATCGTCGACCTGCCCGACCCCGACAACCCGGTGTTGGGCCGGCTCTACTCGACGGAGTTCTACACGCTCGTCACCCGCGCGCTGGCGCCCGGCCGGCTGATGGTGGTGCAGGCCGGCAGCCCCTACTCGACGCCGACGGCGTTCTGGCGCACCGTGTCGACGATCGAGTCGGCGGGCTTCGCCGTCACCCCTTACCACGTGCACGTGCCGACGTTCGGCGACTGGGGTTTCGCGCTGGCCCGACGGGGCTCGACGCCCCCGGTGCCCACCGTGCCCGATGTCGGTGCGCGGCTGCGGTTCCTGAACCAGGAGGTGCTCGACGCCGCGACGGTGTTCTCCGCCGACGTCGCGCGTCGGCAGTTGGAGCCCTCGACACTTGAGCATCCGCGGATCGTCGACGACATCCGCAAGGGTTACCGCTAG
- a CDS encoding DUF350 domain-containing protein: MYLAVEFGTISGESLAQNVVAATLYFVVGALVLAAGFGLMDLLTPGNLRHLVFVEYRPNAVAVAAGMYAAVAIVVVSAIIASSNELGQGLVDAAVYGIVGVLLQGVALVVLEVAVPGRFRDLIEADRLHPSAIATAVVLLAVGGVNAAALS, translated from the coding sequence ATGTACCTGGCCGTCGAATTCGGCACCATCAGCGGTGAGAGCCTGGCCCAGAACGTGGTGGCGGCGACCCTGTATTTCGTGGTCGGCGCGCTGGTGCTGGCGGCCGGGTTCGGGCTGATGGACCTGCTGACGCCCGGCAACCTACGCCACCTGGTGTTCGTCGAGTACCGACCCAACGCCGTGGCGGTCGCCGCCGGGATGTACGCGGCGGTGGCCATCGTGGTCGTCTCCGCGATCATCGCCAGCTCCAACGAACTCGGTCAGGGTCTGGTCGACGCCGCCGTCTACGGCATCGTCGGTGTCCTACTCCAGGGCGTGGCGCTGGTGGTGCTCGAGGTGGCCGTGCCGGGACGCTTCCGCGACCTGATCGAAGCCGACCGCCTGCATCCCTCGGCGATCGCGACCGCGGTCGTGCTGCTGGCGGTGGGAGGAGTGAACGCCGCCGCGCTGTCATGA
- a CDS encoding DUF4247 domain-containing protein has protein sequence MTRTGLFTLSGALAVGGVVCLLLGMSMLGGNVRDHVATNYSRYAGDTDGTNYTCSGSPSAVADELAAQVPPEARTTDRGSTYLRYDDEIVIVGPDGARPCAIRVEELGARYSSGGFIFLGPGFFPGSPSGGSGGSPGGPGGSK, from the coding sequence GTGACCCGCACCGGACTGTTCACCCTCTCCGGCGCCCTCGCCGTCGGCGGTGTCGTCTGCCTGCTGCTCGGGATGTCGATGTTGGGCGGCAACGTCCGCGACCACGTCGCCACCAATTACTCGCGGTACGCCGGCGACACCGACGGAACCAACTACACCTGCAGTGGGTCGCCGAGCGCGGTGGCCGACGAACTCGCCGCGCAGGTCCCACCCGAAGCCCGCACGACCGATCGCGGATCGACGTACCTGCGCTACGACGACGAGATCGTCATCGTCGGGCCGGACGGCGCGCGCCCCTGCGCCATCCGCGTCGAGGAGCTCGGGGCCCGCTACAGCTCCGGCGGATTCATCTTCCTCGGGCCCGGCTTCTTCCCCGGCTCACCGTCGGGTGGGTCGGGTGGCAGCCCGGGCGGTCCCGGCGGTTCGAAATGA